A part of Chitinispirillum alkaliphilum genomic DNA contains:
- a CDS encoding Zinc ABC transporter, ATP-binding protein ZnuC gives MSSVSLLSISKSSFGYMSGMQFVPVISDVSFELAYGQFVVLEGPNGCGKSTILRALLQTGAIFQGDVSLNVSKGEIGYIPQEASVERSAPITAIDVIKSAFPFGRVCMETVTSALARTGLEDIGHIRYGELSGGQRRRVLLARALAYNARLIILDEPTANIDHTTEQALERLLLELIGSGDKAVLATSHASHWAKDARRIHLVKGDLHE, from the coding sequence TTGAGTTCAGTTTCCCTTCTTAGTATAAGTAAATCAAGTTTTGGGTATATGTCAGGGATGCAATTTGTTCCGGTAATATCCGATGTGTCCTTCGAGCTTGCGTACGGTCAGTTTGTAGTTCTTGAAGGGCCAAATGGATGCGGAAAGTCGACTATTCTACGGGCGCTCTTGCAGACGGGCGCCATTTTTCAGGGTGATGTCTCTTTGAATGTATCCAAAGGTGAGATCGGCTATATCCCCCAGGAAGCTTCTGTTGAGCGAAGTGCTCCCATAACGGCGATCGATGTCATAAAGAGTGCCTTTCCCTTTGGACGGGTTTGCATGGAGACGGTTACAAGTGCCCTGGCACGTACAGGACTTGAAGATATCGGGCATATCAGATATGGAGAACTGTCCGGGGGGCAGCGTCGCAGGGTACTACTTGCCCGTGCTCTGGCTTATAATGCCCGGTTAATAATCCTCGATGAACCAACTGCAAACATCGATCACACCACTGAGCAGGCACTGGAAAGATTACTTCTTGAGCTTATCGGATCTGGTGACAAGGCTGTGCTTGCAACATCTCATGCCTCTCATTGGGCAAAGGATGCACGCCGAATTCATCTTGTCAAAGGAGATCTGCATGAGTGA
- a CDS encoding Zinc ABC transporter, inner membrane permease protein ZnuB, translated as MSEFIHTFQFVLVPFLVMVIFASILPVAGSALYIRNEIMLAIALPPLTGAALTLGVVTGISPENHITLFSFAFVIAFGIVSWLGNLRLSEIKRQIILASLFAGGSVVIHLLMSVSEHAHAHLRFLLTGELLSIDRAELFQSSLLCTAGWFLFAIFRNAVFSYCIDEELMRLRSKRFTVFATFYRISITLIIAASVLYIGPLLTSALLIFPALLSDTGKSSIITFFAFAVTVGLLGAAGGFIAGVAGDIPPAYTASIAILAAGTVLKFVWMFSGSVFTKKSVLISGNK; from the coding sequence ATGAGTGAGTTTATCCATACCTTTCAGTTTGTACTTGTACCCTTTTTGGTGATGGTGATTTTTGCATCAATACTGCCGGTCGCTGGTTCAGCACTTTATATTCGTAATGAAATAATGCTGGCTATTGCCTTGCCGCCACTGACCGGTGCAGCTTTGACCCTGGGCGTAGTGACCGGTATTTCACCGGAAAACCATATTACCCTTTTTTCTTTTGCATTTGTTATTGCCTTTGGTATTGTTTCATGGCTTGGCAATCTCAGGTTATCCGAAATCAAGCGACAGATTATACTGGCATCGCTTTTTGCAGGAGGCAGTGTGGTGATTCATCTGTTAATGAGTGTTTCGGAGCATGCTCATGCGCATCTGCGATTCTTGCTTACAGGAGAATTGCTCTCCATAGACCGGGCAGAATTGTTCCAGTCCTCACTTTTGTGCACGGCTGGTTGGTTTCTCTTTGCAATCTTCAGAAATGCTGTCTTTTCCTATTGTATTGATGAGGAACTGATGCGTTTGAGGAGCAAGCGGTTCACTGTCTTTGCCACTTTCTACAGAATCAGTATTACACTGATAATTGCTGCATCTGTGCTGTATATTGGACCTTTACTGACATCTGCACTGCTGATATTTCCTGCACTGTTATCGGACACTGGAAAGAGTTCGATCATTACATTTTTTGCCTTTGCTGTAACCGTCGGTCTTTTGGGAGCTGCCGGTGGTTTTATTGCAGGTGTGGCTGGAGATATTCCCCCGGCGTATACTGCATCTATCGCGATTCTTGCCGCTGGAACAGTGCTGAAGTTTGTGTGGATGTTTTCTGGGTCGGTATTTACTAAAAAGAGTGTCCTTATATCTGGGAATAAGTGA
- a CDS encoding Zinc-regulated TonB-dependent outer membrane receptor, with amino-acid sequence MAIAINRTTWGLIIGVCLVSNLFGSQVPPAWQNPDIGLTVDAVIDAHDASGSWQSPGLSLRGAELIISANIDPYAFLVGNVLFSQLGAELHEAFVEFPALPLNLKLRGGLLLANFGRWNRFHAHAMPFVTEPRIYSEYTSGMLALRGVELSWLMPFTHYIEVTASVYDLIDGHTHDTDPPDNSPDMTADKVAEMIGAVPHGGHYDYKGRHIYDESELFAIANEELGLNLPIPNNPRVYRGLNRPGNFAYGGRITTSFEFGTEVSADVGGSLLYQGLWKESLRTDEGFPQFYDKLLWGADVTFFWHPLTFNRYRNLQVGIEFIGSRENFEQLYPSRRVIEAFRTGGIFHTDYQLTQQWHIGGFGSMFQSNDQNKDTRIHAGGYVTFAITHYQYIRLEYSRYEYPGFLDGVNRVRLQYDATIGYHTHGRQR; translated from the coding sequence ATGGCCATAGCCATTAATCGAACCACCTGGGGTTTGATTATTGGTGTCTGCTTGGTTTCGAATCTTTTTGGCTCACAAGTACCCCCTGCCTGGCAGAATCCGGACATAGGGTTGACTGTTGATGCCGTTATTGATGCACATGATGCTTCGGGCTCCTGGCAGAGCCCGGGGCTGTCATTACGGGGGGCAGAGTTAATAATCAGCGCCAATATAGACCCTTACGCATTCCTTGTAGGGAATGTACTTTTTTCCCAGCTGGGAGCAGAGCTGCATGAAGCATTCGTGGAATTTCCAGCATTGCCGCTGAACCTCAAGCTCAGAGGTGGTTTATTGCTGGCAAATTTCGGAAGATGGAATCGGTTTCATGCTCATGCAATGCCCTTTGTTACCGAGCCCCGCATTTATTCTGAATATACAAGTGGTATGCTGGCTCTTCGGGGTGTCGAATTGTCATGGCTGATGCCTTTTACACATTATATTGAGGTCACTGCATCCGTTTACGATTTAATTGACGGCCACACTCACGATACTGACCCTCCGGACAATTCTCCTGACATGACAGCTGATAAAGTTGCAGAAATGATCGGAGCCGTTCCCCACGGAGGTCATTACGATTACAAAGGTCGTCACATTTACGATGAAAGTGAACTTTTTGCAATTGCAAATGAAGAGCTTGGGCTGAATCTGCCGATACCCAACAACCCAAGAGTGTACCGTGGGTTGAACCGTCCGGGGAATTTTGCCTACGGGGGCCGTATCACTACGTCTTTTGAATTCGGCACCGAAGTGAGTGCTGATGTGGGGGGCAGCCTTTTATATCAGGGACTCTGGAAAGAATCTCTTCGCACTGATGAAGGATTCCCCCAATTCTATGATAAATTGTTATGGGGAGCAGATGTAACTTTTTTCTGGCATCCTTTAACATTCAACAGATACCGTAACCTTCAGGTTGGGATTGAATTTATCGGCAGCAGAGAGAATTTCGAACAACTCTATCCTTCACGACGGGTAATTGAAGCATTTCGCACTGGTGGAATATTCCATACAGACTATCAGCTTACCCAACAGTGGCATATAGGGGGATTTGGCAGTATGTTTCAATCCAATGACCAGAATAAGGATACCAGAATTCACGCCGGAGGTTATGTGACATTTGCGATCACCCATTATCAGTATATTCGTCTTGAATACAGCCGGTATGAATATCCGGGGTTTTTGGATGGAGTAAATCGTGTTCGGCTGCAGTATGATGCCACGATAGGATACCATACTCACGGGAGGCAAAGATGA
- a CDS encoding Zinc ABC transporter, periplasmic-binding protein ZnuA produces MKILIFLMAILVPFTVSWADKLNVVASIPDLGDMAERIGGDRVKVTTLATGREDLHEVPVRPSFLPILNRADILLSLGLDAEHAWLPALVKDARNPGIMKGNEGWVEVHHGITVLDIPEVLDRSEGEQHPRGNPHYNIGPQNGVIMAHNIFDALASAAPENRDYFNENLQKYVHEIDSTISFLKKRSDELRNIKVIGYHADLAYLCAFYDMELIGHIEPKPGVSPTASHLRALEALGKRRGVRLVLHNQSQSPKIPQRLGRALDCRVVQIANAVGAKREIKTWLQLQEYNNRVLLDALEADH; encoded by the coding sequence ATGAAGATATTGATTTTCCTTATGGCTATACTTGTGCCATTTACTGTATCTTGGGCAGATAAACTGAATGTGGTCGCATCAATCCCTGATCTTGGTGATATGGCAGAGCGAATAGGTGGCGACAGGGTGAAAGTAACCACGCTTGCAACCGGGCGTGAAGATCTCCATGAGGTTCCGGTCAGACCAAGTTTCCTTCCCATCCTTAACAGAGCAGACATTCTGCTGTCACTGGGGCTGGATGCCGAACATGCATGGTTACCCGCTCTTGTAAAAGATGCACGTAACCCCGGGATCATGAAGGGAAATGAGGGGTGGGTTGAGGTGCACCATGGCATTACGGTTCTCGATATTCCGGAAGTTCTGGATCGCAGCGAAGGAGAGCAGCATCCTCGGGGAAACCCCCACTACAATATCGGACCCCAGAACGGGGTGATCATGGCGCACAACATCTTTGATGCCCTTGCATCGGCTGCCCCTGAAAACAGAGATTACTTTAATGAGAATCTCCAAAAGTATGTACACGAAATCGACAGTACCATTTCTTTTCTCAAGAAGAGAAGCGATGAACTAAGGAACATTAAAGTAATAGGGTATCATGCGGACTTGGCCTATTTGTGTGCGTTCTATGATATGGAGTTAATTGGGCATATAGAACCCAAGCCAGGGGTATCGCCAACTGCATCACACTTAAGGGCGCTTGAGGCACTTGGAAAAAGGCGTGGGGTCAGACTTGTGCTTCATAATCAGTCTCAGTCACCCAAAATTCCCCAGCGGTTGGGAAGGGCACTCGATTGCAGAGTAGTCCAAATTGCCAATGCGGTTGGTGCCAAAAGAGAAATAAAAACCTGGTTGCAGTTACAGGAATACAATAACAGGGTTTTACTTGATGCACTGGAGGCTGATCATTGA